The segment GCCACGGCCATCATCACGGTGAAGGCCGCAGCTGCGGCGGCCATTGCGGCAATCACTGATCGCCGCTCTGCCGATGCCGCCTCCCGCGAACCTTTTCCGGGAGGCGTTTTCATGACAAAAAAACGGCCCTCCCGCAAAAAGGAGGACCGTTTCTTCCTGTAAATTCCCGAAAGAACTTATTTATCGTAAGCGTGGCCGGCCGAGCCGAGCACTTCGACGTTCTTGCGCTTGTAGAGCTCCTTCAGGGCCGTACGGGCCGGGCCGAGGTACTTGCGCGGGTCGAATTCCGCCGGCTTCTCGTTGAAGACCTTGCGGATCGCGGCGGTCATCGCCAGACGGCCGTCGGAGTCGATGTTGATCTTGCAGACTGCCGACTTCGAAGCGGCGCGGAGCTGGTCTTCGCCGATGCCGATCGCGTCCTTCAGCTTGCCGCCGTTCTCGTTGATGATCTTGACCAGATCCTGCGGAACGCTTGAGGAGCCGTGCAGCACGATCGGGAAGCCCGGAATGCGCTTTTCGATCTCGGCGAGGATGTCGAGACGGATCTTCGGATCGTCGCCCGGCTTGAACTTGTAGGCGCCGTGGCTGGTGCCGATCGCGATCGCAAGGGAGTCGACGCCGGTGCGCTTGACGAAGTCTTCGACCTCTTCCGGCTGCGTGTAGGTGTGGTGTTCGGCCTTCACGTCATCTTCGACGCCGGCCAGGACGCCGAGCTCGCCTTCGACGGTCACATCGAACTTATGGGCGTATTCGACCACCTTGCGGGTCTCGGCGACGTTCTCTTCATACGGCAGGTGCGAGCCGTCGATCATGACCGACGAGAACCCCATGTCGATGCAGCTCTTGCAGGTCTCGAAATCCGGGCCGTGGTCGAGATGCAGGCAGATCGGAATCCCCTTGCCGCCGGAGATCTCCTTGGCATACTCGACGGCGCCCTGCGCGAGATAGCGCAGCAGCGTCTGGTTCGCGTACTCGCGGGCGCCCTTCGAAACCTGAAGAATCACCGGGGATTCGGTCTCGACGCAGGCCTGGATGATCGCCTGGAGCTGTTCCATGTTGTTGAAGTTGTACGCCGGAATCGCGTAGTGACCTTTCATCGCCTTGGCGAACATCTCTCTGGTGTTCACGAGGCCGAGATCTTTGTAGCTGACCGCCATAAGAAGACTCCTTCGTTGTTGTGAATTTCCACCGAATGATTTCGGTATTCAGCCTGAGGATATAACTTAACTTGCCTTGCCGCAAAATGCAAGGCCGCCCCCGGAAAAAAGCAGGGCAAATTCAAAAACTCCTTCAATTTTCGTCCCGGCAATTGCAAATTGCGGAACTCGGGATTATAATAAATCCATCCACTCACGTCACAAACGAAAGGGAGTTCAACAAAATGCTCAGAAGGATCCCGATCCTGGCGGCGTTCGCCGTCGCGCTGCTCCTCGCCGCCTGCACGGCGGTCAGGCCGGAGAAGATGGCGGCGAACTATTCGGTACACAAAATCTACGGCGACTACATGGTCCTGCAGCGTGAAAAGCCGATCCGGATCAGCGGGCATGCCGCTCCCGGCGAATCGGTGCTGGTCGGCATCGGCGGCAACAGCGTTTTCGCCACCGCCGGCGACGACGGCGAGTGGGCGGCCGTGCTGCCCGCCATGGAGGCCGGCGGCCCCTACCTGGTCAGCGTCACCGGCGCACCGGGCAGCGAACCGGTCATCTTCAAGGATGTGCTGATCGGCGACGTCTGGCTCGCGAGCGGGCAGTCGAATATGGAGATGCCGGTTTACAGCAAGGGCAGGCACTGGTCCACGCTGAACGGCAAAGAAGAGGCGGCGCAGGCGACCTACCCGAACATCCGCCTCTACAACGCGACCTCGAAAAAATATGTCTCCCCCGGCAAGGTCCAGCATGAGGTCGTCGGGCCCGGCTGGCAGCTCTGCACTCCCGAAACCGCGGCGCCGTTCAGCGCGGTCGCCTTTTATTTCGGTCGCGAGCTGAACAAGGACCTGAACGTTCCGATCGGCCTCATCAGCGCGAGCTGGGGCGGCACGGCCATCGAGCCGTGGATCAGCTATGATGCCTACAAACGCGCCGGCCGCGTCCGTGAGCTCATGAAGATCGAGGGTCTCGGCAAGACCAGCGCCGAGCTCGAAGCGAAATACAAAGCCGAGCAGGAGAAGGCCCGCAAGAAGTTCTCCGAGTGGGAAAAGCGCTTCTACTCGACCTACGCGAAGGAGACGGCGGCCGCCGCCGGCTGGAAGAATCCGGATCTCGACGATTCGTCCTGGACCAAAGTTGAATCGACCCGCAACTCGTTCCCCGAAGGCATCGACGGCGTCGCCTGGTACCGCCGGACGGTCGATATCCCGGCTGCCTGGGCCGGCAAAGAGCTGGTCCTTTCGCTCGGCGCCGTCGACGACTGCGACGAAACCTTCTTCAACGGCGAAAAGGTCGGCGCGACCGGCTCCGATGTCGAAAGCTACTGGTCCGTCCCGCGCAAATACAAGGTTCCGGGCAAACTCGTGAAGGCCGGACGCAACGTCATCGCGGTCCGCGTCAGCGACATGTTCATCGACGGCGGCATCCAGGGCGCCGACGACGAACTCTTCCTCTCACCCGACGGCAAGCAGAAGATCAGTCTCGCGGGAGACTGGAAGCTCAAGCTTGAATTCGCCGCCGACCTCAGGAAGATCGGCAACCGCCCGGACCCGCTCGCCTACATGAACACGAACGAACGCCACCCGAGCTTCCCGTCCACGCTCTACAACTCCATGATCGCGCCGTGGACCGGTTATCCGCTGCGCGGCTTCCTCTGGTACCAGGGCGAGACCAACGCCGGCGCGCCGGAGGATTACCTGAAGCTCCAGCAGCTCCTCATCTCCGACTGGCGCACGCTGTGGAACGACCCGAAACTGCCGTTCCTCTTCGTCCAGCTCTCCGGCTACGAGAAGCATACGCCCGACAAGCCGCTGCCGGACGATTACTGGGTGGACCGCAAGCCCGGCAATCCGGTCTGGGCCCCCTTCCGCGAAGCGCAGGCCGCGACGCTCAGGAAGGTGCCTTACACCGGCATGGCGGTCTGCATCGACGCCGGCAACCACTCCGACATCCACCCGGCCAACAAGCAGGCGGTCGGCTATCGGCTGGCCAAAGAAGCCGAACGCATCAGCTACGGCAGGGACATCGTTTCCGCCGGGCCGATGTTCAAATCGATGACGGTCAGGGACGGAAAGGCGGTCATCTCCTTCACGAACGTCGGCGCCGGGCTTGAAGCCAAAGGCAGCAGAGACGGCAAGCTCGGCTGCTTCGCGATCGCCGGCAAAGACGGCAAATTCGTCTGGGCGGACGCAGTCATCGACGGCGACACCGTCGTCGTGAGCTCGCCGGAAGTCAAGGAGCCGGCTGCCGTCCGCTACGGCTGGGTCAGCTACGCCGGAAACCTGAATTTCTACAACAAAGACGGCTTCCCGGCCTGTCCGTTCCGGACCGACATGCCGGATTACGTCAAATAACCCGGCAACGGAAGGGCGGCTCCGGCCGCCTTTTTTTGAGCCCGCATCCAACACTCAAATATAAGGACTGTTCCGAAATGCTGATCGACAAACCGATCGACGAATTGCGCACCTATCTCGGCAGCTCCCCGCTGCCCGAGGATTTCGACTCGTACTGGGATGAATCGCTGGCCGAACTGGCCGCGCTGCCGCCCGAGATCGAACTGATTCCATCCGAATTCCAGGCTCCGAATGCGGAGTGCTTCGACCTCTGGTTCACCGGCACCGGCAACGCCCGGGTCCATGCCAAGCTGCTCCGGCCGGCCGGGGCGACCCGGAAACACCCGGCCGTGGTCCAGTTCCACGGTTACTCCGGCAATTCGGGGGACTGGTGCGACAAGCTCAATTACGTCTCGGCCGGCTTTACGGTCGCATCGCTCGACGTGCGCGGTCAGGGCGGCCCTTCGCAGGATGTCACGCCGGTCACGGGAACGACGCTGCGCGGCCACATCATCCGCGGCGTGGACGACCCCGACCCGAAGAAACTGCTGTTCCGCAACATCTTTCTCGACACCGCCCGGACCGCCCGGATCGTCATGGCGATGGACGATGTCGACGAAACCCGCGTCGGCGCCATGGGCGGCTCGCAGGGCGGCGGCCTCACCCTCGCCTGCGCCGCGCTCGTGCCGGAGCTGAACCGCGCTTCCGCGACCTTCCCGTTCCTCTCGGACTACCGCCGGGTCTGGAACATGGATCTCGCCAAGGCCGCCTACGATGAGCTGCAGTACTATTTCCGCTGGTTCGACCCGACTCATGCGCGGGAGGAGGAGTTCTTCCGCCGTCTCGGCTACATCGACGTCCAGAACCTCGCGCCGCGCATCCGCTGCCGGATCATGATGGCGACCGGGCTCATGGATACGGTCTGCCCGCCGTCGACGCAGTTCGCCGCCTTCAACAAG is part of the Victivallis lenta genome and harbors:
- a CDS encoding sialate O-acetylesterase, which gives rise to MLRRIPILAAFAVALLLAACTAVRPEKMAANYSVHKIYGDYMVLQREKPIRISGHAAPGESVLVGIGGNSVFATAGDDGEWAAVLPAMEAGGPYLVSVTGAPGSEPVIFKDVLIGDVWLASGQSNMEMPVYSKGRHWSTLNGKEEAAQATYPNIRLYNATSKKYVSPGKVQHEVVGPGWQLCTPETAAPFSAVAFYFGRELNKDLNVPIGLISASWGGTAIEPWISYDAYKRAGRVRELMKIEGLGKTSAELEAKYKAEQEKARKKFSEWEKRFYSTYAKETAAAAGWKNPDLDDSSWTKVESTRNSFPEGIDGVAWYRRTVDIPAAWAGKELVLSLGAVDDCDETFFNGEKVGATGSDVESYWSVPRKYKVPGKLVKAGRNVIAVRVSDMFIDGGIQGADDELFLSPDGKQKISLAGDWKLKLEFAADLRKIGNRPDPLAYMNTNERHPSFPSTLYNSMIAPWTGYPLRGFLWYQGETNAGAPEDYLKLQQLLISDWRTLWNDPKLPFLFVQLSGYEKHTPDKPLPDDYWVDRKPGNPVWAPFREAQAATLRKVPYTGMAVCIDAGNHSDIHPANKQAVGYRLAKEAERISYGRDIVSAGPMFKSMTVRDGKAVISFTNVGAGLEAKGSRDGKLGCFAIAGKDGKFVWADAVIDGDTVVVSSPEVKEPAAVRYGWVSYAGNLNFYNKDGFPACPFRTDMPDYVK
- a CDS encoding class II fructose-bisphosphate aldolase, with amino-acid sequence MAVSYKDLGLVNTREMFAKAMKGHYAIPAYNFNNMEQLQAIIQACVETESPVILQVSKGAREYANQTLLRYLAQGAVEYAKEISGGKGIPICLHLDHGPDFETCKSCIDMGFSSVMIDGSHLPYEENVAETRKVVEYAHKFDVTVEGELGVLAGVEDDVKAEHHTYTQPEEVEDFVKRTGVDSLAIAIGTSHGAYKFKPGDDPKIRLDILAEIEKRIPGFPIVLHGSSSVPQDLVKIINENGGKLKDAIGIGEDQLRAASKSAVCKINIDSDGRLAMTAAIRKVFNEKPAEFDPRKYLGPARTALKELYKRKNVEVLGSAGHAYDK
- a CDS encoding alpha/beta fold hydrolase, encoding MLIDKPIDELRTYLGSSPLPEDFDSYWDESLAELAALPPEIELIPSEFQAPNAECFDLWFTGTGNARVHAKLLRPAGATRKHPAVVQFHGYSGNSGDWCDKLNYVSAGFTVASLDVRGQGGPSQDVTPVTGTTLRGHIIRGVDDPDPKKLLFRNIFLDTARTARIVMAMDDVDETRVGAMGGSQGGGLTLACAALVPELNRASATFPFLSDYRRVWNMDLAKAAYDELQYYFRWFDPTHAREEEFFRRLGYIDVQNLAPRIRCRIMMATGLMDTVCPPSTQFAAFNKITAPKEHVFYPDFGHEGLPGHNDRTFRFMTDMLK